A window of Streptomyces sp. NBC_01689 genomic DNA:
TCGCGTCGATCTGGACCTCCAGACCGTGGTCGACGGCGGACCAGGGATCGTCGGAGGCCGGGAAGCCCACGAACACACCCGAGTTGTCGTCCCCCTCGACCTTCCAGTCCAGCTTCAGCGAGTAGGAGCCGAACGCGGACCCGGCGTACCAGAGCATCCCGAGGCCGCCGGACGACGTGAGGGTGCCGTCCGGTGACAGTGCGAACCCGCCCGGTCCGGCCTGCCGCCACTCGGTCAGCGAGGCCGCGGTGCCGTCGAAGAGCGGCCGGTAGCCGTTCTCCGGCCGGCAGTCGGCCCGGACGGCGCCCGTGGCGTAGCGGAGGCCGCCCAGCAGATGCCGCCGGAAGGCGGGGTCCGCGTACGACTCCTTGGTGTGGCCGCCCCCGGTGTAGAAGGCACGGCCGCCCCGGTACTCCTGGCACCAGGCGATCGGATGGTCGCCGTTCATCGTGCCGCCGGAGTAGCTGGACTCGTCGAGGGAGGCCAGGACGTGGACCTGTTCCCGAGGGTCGGACCGGTAGTTGTACCACTCGTCCGTGCGTTCCCAGACGCGCGGCAGTCCCGAGGTCGCCGGGTGTCCGCCGTCCTCGATGTCGACCGTCGCGGGCTGGATCGCGGGGTGCGACTGGAACCAGGCGCCCACGAGGCCACCGTAGAAGGCCCAGTCGTACTCGGTGTCGGCGGCGGCGTGGACGCCCGCGTAGCCGCCGCCCCGCTCGATGTACCGCTCGAACGCGCCCTGTTGCGTGTCGTCGAGGACGTCACCGGTGGTCGAGAGGAACACCACGGCGTCGTAGCGTGCGAGGTTGCGTGCCGTGAAGGCGCCCGCGTCCTCGGTGGCGTCCACCGTGAAGCCGCCTTCGGCTCCCAACTCCCCCAAGGCCGCCATCCCTTCGGGGATCGCGTCGTGACGGAAGCCCGCGGTCCGTGAGAAGACCAGCACCCGGTCCCCGCCGGGACCGGCCGCGTCCTTCGACGCGGCGGGTCCCGACACACAGCCGAGGAACAGGGCGGCGGCGGCACCCGTGGTCAGTGTCCGTGCCGATGTGCGCATGACCGTCGCTCCTCCTCTCAGCCGGTGGTGAAGGTGAAGTCGTCCACGTCGTACAGCGCGCCGGCACCGCCCTTGAAGACGAGGTAGAGGGTGGTGGTGCCGCGCGGGGTGCGTGCGAGGTCCGCGCTGACGTCCTGGAAGGTGTCCCAGCCGCCGGTCACCGGCACGGTCGCCCTGCCCAGCACCCGACCGGTCGGGGAGCCCGCCCGGACTTCGAGGGTGCCGCCCGCGCCGCCCGAGGAGACACGCGCCGTGATCTTCTTGGCGTCGGCCAGGACGTAGGGCGTGAAGGAGATCCAGTCGCCGTTGTGGATGTCCCCGACGGTCTTCCCGCCGTGTGCGGTGGCCTTGGACTGCAGGGTGGTGCCCGAGGCGTCGCCGTGGTGTTCGGCCTGGCGGTGCCGGGGCTGGAGCACGTTGCGGTCGTGGGTGGTCAGTGCGGCCTGGCCGCCGCCTCCGCCGTCGGTGTACTCGGCGTCGAGGACCCCGAAGATGTTGGCGTCCTCGTCGTGGCCGCCGTCGGCGCTGGTCTGCAGGGTGCCGGAGCAGCCGTTCGCCGAGGTGAGGGGGTGGCCGTGGCTGTCGTGCCCGAGGACGAAGGTGACCTTCACCTTGGCGCAGTCGATCGCGCGGCCGTCCTCCGGGTCGGTGACCCTCACCTTGAACGGCACGGGGTCGCCGAAGCTGAACAGCTGTCCGTCTCCGGGTAGTTCGACGGTCACCTTGGGCGCGGTGTTGCCGACCACGATCTGCACGCTCGCGCCACCGGTGCGCCCGGTGCTGTCCTTGGCGGTCACCGTCGCCGTGTAGGTCCCGTTCCTCTTGTACGTGTGCGACGGGTCGGCGGCCGTGGAGGTGGCGCCGTCACCGAAGTCCCAGCTGTAGGTGAGGTCTCCGCCGTCCGCGTCGGACGAACCGGCGGAGGAGAAGCGGACCTTGAGGGGCGCCTGTCCCGAGGTGCGGTCCGCCGTGGCCTGCGCGACGGGCGAGTGGCCGTCGGTGGCGTTCTCGATGCGGTAGAGACCGGAGTTCTCGTCGCCGCCGAACCAGGCGGTGCCGTAGTCGAGGACGTAGAGCGCGCCGTCCGGGCCGAAGGCCATGTCCATGATCTGGGTGCCGGTCCACGGGACAGAGTCGATGGACTGGACGGTGCCCTCGGCGTCGGAGGCGATCCGCTTGATCCAGCGGCGGCCGAACTCCCCGGCGAAGAAGTTCCCGTCGTAGGCCTCGGGGAACTTCACGGGAGAGTCGAGCGTGGCGTCGTAGTGGTAGACCGGGCCGCCCATCGGGGACTCGGAGCCGTCGCCGAACTCCGGTACGGAGGCGCCGTCGTAGGGGATCCAGGCGGGCCGGGCCGGGGGCAGGTCGGTGAGGCCGGTGTTGTGCGGGGAGGTGTTCTTCGGAGCGGAGCAGTCGAAGGCGTCGCCGGAGGTCCGGGTCGCGAAGTCGTAGTCCACGTAGGCGTCGTTCTTGCCGGTGCAGTACGGCCAGCCGAAGTTGCCCGCCTCGGTGACGCGGGCGAACTCGACCTGTCCGCCGGGCCCGCGCGCCGGGTCGGCCGCGCCGGCGTCCGGCCCGTAGTCACCGACGTAGACGATGCCCGTCTTCTTGTCGACGCTGAAGCGGAACGGGTTGCGGAAACCCATCGCGTAGATCTCCGGCCGCGTCCTGGCGGTACCGGGCGCGAACAGGTTCCCTTCGGGGACGGAGTACGAGCCGTCGGCGTTCACCTTGATGCGCAGGATCTTGCCGCGCAGGTCGTCGGTGTTGCCGGCCGAACGCTGGGCGTCGAAGGCCGGGTTGCGGTCGGTGCGCTCGTCGATGGGCGTGAAGCCGTCCGACTGGAAGGGATTGGAGTCGTCGCCGGTGGAGAGGTAGAGGTTCCCGGCCGCGTCGAAGTCGATGTCACCGCCGACGTGGCAGCAGATGCCACGGGAGGTCTTGACGTCGAGGATCTGCTTCTCGCTGGTGTTGTCGAGGGTGCCGTCGGCCTTCAGGACGAAGCGGGAGAGCCGGTTGACCCCGTCGAACGGCGCGAAGTCGGCGGCCGTCCCGGTCTCGGGAGCGTCACCCGCGGGGGTGTTCAACGGCGGTGCGTAGTAGAGGTAGATGAACCGGTTGGACGCGAAGCCCGGGTCGACACCGACGCCTTGGAGGCCCTCCTCGTCGTGGGTGTAGACGTCCAGCTTGCCCGCGAGCCTGGTGTTGCCCGCGGCGTCGGTGAGGCGGAGTTCGCCGTCCCGCGAGGTGTGCAGGACGGAGCGGTCCGGGAGCACGGCGAGCGACATGGGCTCGCCCACCTCCGGTTCGCCCTTGGCGAGGGTGACCTGCTGGAAGTCCTCGGCGGCCACCGCACTGCCCGGGCCGGCGACGGCTGCGCCGGCCGCCGGGGCGGTGAGGGTGAGGGACGCGGCTGCCAGTAACGCGCCGCTCAGCAGGGCCAGTGCCCCACGGACCCTTGGGTGTCTCGGACGGTTTTCACGGCTTTTGTTCCGGACGTTCGGGTGCACGAAATGCCTCCATGAAGGGGCTGGTCGTACGGGCGGGTGCGGTACGCCGGGGTGCGCCGTCACCCCGGAAGCGTGTGAACCGTGCGCTGCGGCCCAGGTCGTGTCCGCGAAGTCGCGTCGTCCGCCCGGCCGGGCGGACGGGACTTCGCGGACACGGCCTAGTCGTTGCCGCCGAACGCCGCGTCGAAGGAGGCCGACGGCGGCTCGAAGTCGTACGCCTTGAGGCGGGTCAGGGCCTCGGGTGCGCCCTGGAGCCGGTCCATGCCGGCGTCCTCCCACTCGACCGAGACGGGACCCGTGTAGCCGATGGAGCGCAGCATGCGGAAGACGTCCTCCCAGGGCACGTCGCCGTGGCCGGCGGAGACGAAGTCCCAGCCGCGCCGTGGGTCGCCCCAGGGCAGGTGCGATCCCAGGCGCCCGTTGCGTCCGTCGAGGCGCCTGCGGGCCTCCTTGCAGTCGACGTGGTAGATGCGGTCGCGGAAGTCGTAGAGGAAGCCGACCGGGTCGAGGTCCTGCCAGACGAAGTGCGAGGGGTCGAAGTTCAGTCCGAACGCGGGCCGGTGGTCGACCGCCTTCAGGGCTTCGTGGGTGGTCCAGTAGTCGTAGGCGATCTCGCTGGGGTGGACCTCGTGCGCGAACCGCACGCCCTGCGCGTCGAAGACGTCCAGGATTGGGTTCCAGCGCGTCGCGAAGTCCTCGTACCCGCGGGCGATCATCGACTCGGGGGCGGGCGGGAACATGGCCACCAGGTGCCAGATGGCCGAGCCGGTGAAGCCGATGACGGTGTCGACGCCGAGGGCCGCGGCCGCGCGGGCGGTGTCGGCCATCTCGGCGGCGGCCCGCTGCCGCACGCCCTCGGGTTCGCCGTCGCCCCAGATGCGGGCGGGCAGGATGGCCCGGTGACGTTCGTCGATGATGGCGTCGCAGACGGCCTGCCCGACCAGGTGGTTGGAGATCGCCCAGCACTTGAGTCCGTACTTGTCGAGGAGCGCGTGCCGGGAGGCGATGTAGCCGGGGTCGGCGAGTGCCTTGTCGACCTCGAAGTGATCGCCCCAGCAGGCGAGTTCGAGGCCGTCGTAGCCGAAGTCGCGGGCGAGCCCGCAGACCTCCTCGAGCGGCAGGTCGGCCCACTGTCCGGTGAAGAGGGTGAAGGTGCGCGGCATGGCTAGAGGTCTCCTCGAACCGCTGGGGAGGTGGCTGTCACGGGTGTGGCGGCCACGGGCGTGTAGACGGAGTTCTTCTCGGCGCTCTCCTCGACCGCCGCGAGCACGCGCTGTACCTGCAGGCCGTCGGCGAAGGACGGCACGGGCGGCCGGCCCGCGGCCACCGCCTGCACCAGATCGTGGGCCTGGTGGGTGAAGCTGTGCTCGTAGCCGAGGCCGTGGCCCGGCGGCCACCAGGCGTCCAGGTAGGGGTGGTCGGGTTCGGTGACGAGGATGCGGCGGAAGCCCGCGTGGGTGCCGGGCTCGGTGTGGTCGTGGTACGAGAGTTCGTTGAGCCGCTCCAGGTCGAAGGCCAACGAGCCGCGCTCACCGTTGAGTTCGATGCGCAGGGCGTTCTTGCGTCCGGTGGCGAACCGGGACGCCTCGAAGGAGGCGAGCGCGCCGGAGGCGAGGCGGCCGGTGAAGAGCGCGGCGTCGTCGACGGTCACGGCACCGAGGCCGGCCCGGTCCGACACCGCGGACAGACCGCTCGACGCGGCGGGCAGCGGCCGCCGCCGGACGAAGGTCTCGGTCAGCGCGGAGACCCCGACGACCGGCTCGCCCGCGAGGTACTGGGCGAGGTCGATGATGTGCGCCCCGAGGTCGCCGAGCGCGCCCGAGCCCGCGCGTTCCCTGCGCAGCCGCCAGGTGAGCGGGAACTCCGGATCCACGAGCCAGTCCTGGAGGTACGTCACCCGGACGTGCCGCAGGGTGCCGAGCCTGCCCTCCGCGACCATGGCCCGGGCCAGTGAGGTCGCGGGCAGCCGGCGGTAGTTGAAGCCGACCATGGCCACCTGGCCGCGGGCGGCGGCCGCTTCGGCGGCCGCCGTCATCGCCTCGGCCTCCTCGACCGAGTTGGCGAGCGGCTTCTCGCACAGCACGTGCTTGCCGGCGGCGAGGGCGGCGAGCGCGATCTCGGCGTGGCTGTCGCCGGGCGTGCAGATGTCGACGAGGTCGACGTCGTCCCGGGCGATCAGCGCACGCCAGTCGGTCTCGGCCGCCGCCCAGCCGTGCCGGTCGGCCATGGCGCGGACGGCCTCCGCGTCCCGGCCGCAGACCGCGGCGAGGACCGGGCGGCGGGGCAGGTCGAAGACGCGGCCCACGGTGCGCCACCCCTGGGAGTGGGCGGCGCCCATGAACGCGTACCCGACCATGCCCACTCCGAGCACCTGTCCGTCCCCGCCGCGCACCCCGGACCCCCGTACCGGGGTGCTCGCGGCGGACGTCTCCCGCGCCGGGGGCTCCCCCGGCACGGCCCCCGTCACGGCCGCGCTCCCTCCCACGGCGGCGTCCCCCACGGGTGCCGCCGGCCCGCTCCCGTCCACTCGGGCCGCCTCCGCCCCGGCCTGCGCGCCCTGGTGCGGCTCTCCCATACGGATGTCCTCCTGGTCGTCGTGACGCTGTGGGGGCTGTGAGCGCGGCGGATCACTTGAAGCCGGTGGCCATGTACTGGCCGACGTTGTCCTTGTCGACGACGGCGGAGTAGAGCGTGAGCGAGGCCGGGATCTCGAACTCGGCGAGGCCGCCGATGCCCTTGCCCTGTCCGAGGGCGCGGGCCAGGTCGATCGCGGACGCCGCCATGGTCGGCGGGTACAGGACGGTGGCCTTCAGGACGCTGTCGCCCGCCTCGATGGCCTGGAAGGCGGAGAGGGCGCCCGCGCCGCCCACCATCAGGAAGTCGTCCCGGCCCGCCTGGTCGATCGCGCGCAGCGCGCCCACGCCCTGGTCGTCGTCGTGGTTCCACAGGGCGTCGAACTTCGGCTGCGCCTGGAGGAGCTGGGACATCTTGGCCTGGCCCGACTCGACGGTGAACTCGGCCGCCTGGCGGGCCACCTTCTTGATGTTCGGGTAGTTCTTCAGGGCCGCGTCGAAGCCCTGGGTGCGCTGCTTGGTCAGCTCCAGGTTGTCGAGTCCGGCCAGTTCGATGACCCGTGCGTCCTGTTTGTCCTTGAGCTGCTCGCCGATGTAGTGACCGGCGCTGAGGCCCATGCCGTAGTTGTCGCCGCCGATCCAGCAGCGGTACGCCTGCGGGGAGTTGAAGATCCGGTCGAGGTTGACGACGGGGATTCCGGCGCGCATCGCCTTCAGTCCGACCTGGGTGAGCGCCTTGCCGTCGGCGGGCAGCACCACCAGGACGTCGACCTTCTTGTTGATCAGGGTCTCGATCTGGCCGATCTGCGCGGCGGTGTCGTTGGAGCCCTCGGTGATCTCCAGTGTCACGTCCGCGTACTTCTTCGCCCGGCTCTTCGCGTTGTCGTTGATCGCGTTGAGCCAGCCGTGGTCGGCCTGCGGGCCGGCGAAACCGATGGTGACGTGCTTGCCGGGCTTGTCGTCGGCGGCCGGCCGGTCGTTCGAGGCCGGCTTCTCGTCCTTGGTGTCGTTGCTGGTACAGCCGGTCAGGAGGGCGCCGGCCGTGACGGCGGCGGTCCCGAGGAGCAGTCCTCGGCGGCTGGTGACGTGCGTGGGTGCTGGCATGGCGGTGAACCCTTCCCGTGTCAGGTCGTGCTTGCGGTGCGCCGCTGGACCAGGACCGCGGCGACGATGATCGCTCCCTTCGCGATCTGCTGGACGTCGCTCTGCAGGTTGTTCAGCGCGAAGATGTTGGTGATCGTGGTGAAGATCAGTACGCCGAGGACGGAGCCGGTGATGGTGCCGCGGCCTCCGCTGAGCAGCGTGCCGCCGATGATCGCGGCCGCGATGGCGTCGAGTTCGTAGAGGTTGCCGTTGGTGTTCTGGCCCGACCCGGACAGGATGATCAGCAGGAAGGCGGCGATGCCGCAGCACAGTCCGGAGAGCAGGTAGAGGTACAGCCGCTGACGTCGTACGTCGATGCCGGCGAGCCGGGCCGCCTCCGCGTTGCCGCCGACGGCGACCGTGCGGCGGCCGAAGGTGGTCCGGTTGAGGATCAGCCAGCCGATGATCGTGACCACGGCGAAGACCAGCACCAGTGGGGGGATCCCCAGCACGTACGAGTCGCGTTCACCGAGTTTCAGGATGCCGTCCACGCCGACGATCTGGGTCCGGCCGTCGGTGATCTGCAGCGCGAGACCGCGGGCCGAGGCGAGCATCGCGAGCGTCGCGATGAACGGCACCATCCCGCCGTAGGCGATGAGCAGGCCGTTGACCAGGCCGCAGCCCACCCCGACCAGCACGGCGGTGAAGAGGATGCCCGCGAAGCCGTACTCCTGCGTGGCCACCGTGGTCGCCCACACCGAGGAGAGCGCGACGATCGCGCCGACCGACAGGTCGATGCCTCCTGAGGTGATCACGAAGGTCATGCCGACGGTGACCACGCCGATCACCGAGGCCTGGGTGAGCACCAGTTGGAGGTTGCGGGTGTCGAGGAACTCGTCGGGTTTGGTGACGCCGCCGATGACGACGAGGGCGACGAGCACGCCGAGGAGCGAGAGGGTGCGCACGTCGGCACGGGCTCCGAGGGCGCGCCAGGCGGGGAGTTCACCCATCGGCGGCACCTTGCCGGTGCTGCCCCGGGGCGGGGACACGGGCTGCGTCATGATGCCGGACTTCCTTCCATGACGAGGTCGAGGACACGGTGTTCGTCGAGCTCCCCGGCGGGGGCGGTGTGGACGACCCGGCCCTCGCGCAGGACCAGCACACGGTCGGCGAGCCCCAGCACCTCGGGCACCTCGCTCGACACCATCAGGACGGCCAGGCCCTCGTCGGCGAGGCGGCGGACGACCGCGTACAGCTCGGCGCGGGCGCCGACGTCGACCCCGCGGGTCGGCTCGTCGAGCAGCAGGACCCGGCAGCCGCGCAGCAGCCAGCGCGCCAGGACCGCTTTCTGCTGATTGCCTCCGGACAGCGTCCGGACCGGGACCGCCGGACTGTCCGGGCGCAGCGACAGTTCACGGGTCGCCGCCCGGGCCGCTCCCCGCTCCGCGCTCCGGTCGATCCAGCCCCCGCGCGAGAAGCGGGACAGGGAGGACACCGAGACATTGCGGGTGACGGACTCCAGCATCAGCAGCGCCTGGGCCTTGCGTTCCTCGGGCGCGAGTCCGAGCCCGGCGCGGACCGCGGCGCGGACACTGCCGGGACGCAACGGCCGTCCGTCCACCAGGACCTGACCGGCGGTCGGCCGGCGCGCGCCGTAGACCGTCTCCAGGATCTCGGAGCGCCCGGAGCCGACGAGCCCGGCCAGCCCGACGATCTCGCCGGGACGGAGATCGAGGTCGAGCGGGTCGAACTCGCCCGCGCGGGCCAGTCCCCTGACCCGCAGCACGGGTTCGGCCGTGGGCTTCCGTGCGGGCCGGTCCGGGAAGACGTACTCCACGGTGCGCCCGGTCATCAGCGCGACGATGTCGCGGGTCGGGGTGGACTTCGCGGGGAGCCCGCCCGCCACCGCCCGCCCGTCCTTGAGTACGGTCACGCGGTCGCCGATGCGGCGGATCTCCTCCAGCCGGTGCGAGATGTAGACGACGGCGACACCGTCCGCGGTGAGCCCGGCGACGATCCGGAAGAGGTTGTCCACCTCGTCGGGGTCGAGGGCGGCCGACGGTTCGTCCATCACGATGAGGCGCACCTCGTGGGACAGTGCCCGCGCCATGGAGACGATCTGCCGCTGCGCGGACGAGAGTTCACCGACGAGCCGGGCCGGATCGATCTCGGGGTGGCCGAGCCGTGCGAGGAGCGCGGCCGTCGAGGCGCGCGCTGCCCTTCCCCGTACGACGAATCCGGCCGAGGTGGGTTCGTGTCCCAGGTGGACGTTCTCGGCCACCGACAGCCCTTCCACCAGGTCGAGTTCCTGGTAGATGGTGGCGATGCCGAGGCGCATGGCCGCGATCGGGGAGCGTAGCGTGACGGGCGCGCCGCGCCAGCCGATCATGCCCTCGTCGGGCTGGTGGGCGCCGGACAGGACCTTGATGAGAGTGGACTTCCCGGCCCCGTTCTGGCCGAGCAGACAGTGGACCTCGCCGGCCTGTACGTCCAGGTCGACACCGTCGAGGGCGCGGACGCCGGGGAACGACTTGGTGATGCCGGACATGGTGAGCAGCGGTGGTTCTGGTGCCATGACGGTTCCCCTTGGCGGGCGTGCGGGCCGGTTGCAGGGCGGGGCGGACGGCGGCGCGGTGCGGGGTGGTGCGGAGAGCGGGGCCGGGCCGGGAGCTGAGCGGGACGGGGCCGAGCCGAGCGGGGAGCGCTCGGAGCCCGACCGGACGAAGCGGCCGTGGCGGACGCGTGGTGCGGGTGCGGGTGCGGCTGTGCCTTCGGGTACGGGCGGGCGCGGGTACGGCTGCGCCTTCGGGTACGGGTGGAGGCGGGTGCGGGTACGGCGGCGGGTGCGGTTACGCGGGCGAGAAGAGGTGGTCGCTGATGAGCCGCGCCGCTCCGATGACGCCGGCGGCGGGCCCCAACTCCCCCAGGACGATGGGCAGGTTGCCCGTCGCGAGCGGAAGCGACTGACGGTAGACCTGGGTGCGGATCGTGGCGAGCAGGGTGTGGCCGAGACCCGTCACCCCACCGCCGATCACCACCAGCCCGGGGTTGAAGAAGCTGACGAGAGCGGCGATGACCTGGCCGGTGCGGTTGCCGCCCTCGCGGATCAGGTCGAGGGAGGTGGCGTCCCCGGCCGCGGCCGCGGCGGCGACGTCGACGGCGGTCAGCACGCCCGCCGCCTCCAGCCGCGCGGCGAGTTCCACCGAGAGTCCCTGCTGCGCCGCGTCCGTGGCGTCCCGGGCGAGTGCGGCTCCGCTGAAGTGGGCCTCCAGGCAGCCGCGGTTCCCGCAGGCGCACGGGCGGCCGTCGGGCACCGCCTGGATGTGCCCGATGTCGCCCGCGCTGCCCGTCGTCCCGCGGTGGACCTCTCCGCCGACGACGATGCCGCAGCCGATACCGGTACCGATCTTGACGCAGAGGAAGTCGCCCACGGAGCGCGCGACGCCCGCGTGCTGTTCCCCCATCGCCATCAGGTTCACGTCGTTGTCGACCATGACGGGACACCCGAGGTCCTGACTGAGTGCCTCACGGACCGGGAAGCCGTCCCAGCCCGGCATGATCGGCGGTGCGACCGGGACGCCCTCGGGGAAGCGGACCGGCCCCGGGACTCCGATCCCGGCGCCGTCGAATCCCTCCGCGAGCCCGGAGGACCTGAGCTTGGCGGCCATGGCGAGGACCTGCTCGAACACGGCGACCGGGCCCTCACGGACGTCCATGGGCTGGTTGAGATGCCCGAGCACCTCCAGCTCGGCGTTGGTGACCGCCACGTCGATCGAGGTCGCCCCGATGTCGACGCCGAGGAAGCGCAGCGCCGGTGCGAGCCGGATGTTGTGGGATCGGCGCCCGCCGCGGGAGGCGGCGAGTCCGTCGGCGACGACGAGCCCGGTCTCCAGGAGCCGTTCCACCTCGACGGCCAGTTTCGACCGCGAGAGGTCGATCTGATCACCGAGCTGGGCGCGGGAGTTGGGGCCACCGTCGCGCAACAGGCGCAACAGACGCGCCTGGTGTGCGTTCGCGGGTCGAGCCGTCATACGTCTCACGAGCCCCTCCCCGCCTCGATCGGCCTGTGTCCAACGGGACGTGGCCACATCGCCGTGGCCTGCTTTCGAGGGGAACGTAGCAGCGGCTGCCGGGAGTGGGAAGAAGTTGCGCAGAGATTGCCGTCAACTTTCTCCACTCACAGGACAAAGCGCGGGGCGTGCGGGGCCCGGCGGGTTCCGCAGGCGCTCGGCGGTCCTCACGTTCCGCGGGCGCGCGGCGACGGGCCGGGCCGGGGCGTCGGGAAGCCGGGCCGGTGGCGCGGAGCCGGCCCGGCACCGGTGGCGCGCTGCCCGTACGGCGGGCCGGTGTTCCGTGCGGCGGGGTGTCCGTGCGGCGGGCCGGTGTCCATCGGCGACCGCGCGGTCCACCGTCCGGGGCACTGCCGGCGGCGGCTACTTCTCCCGCTCGTGGTACGTCTTGCGCGTGTGCTCGGTGTGGTCGCGCATGACCTGGGTGGCCCGGGCCTCGTCGCGGTCGGCGATGGCCGCGATGAGGTCGCGGTGCTCGATCCAGGACTGCCCGCCGCGCTGCCGGGCGACCGGGGTGTAGTACCAGCGCACCCGACGGTCGACCTGGGCGGCGAGTTCGGCGAGGACGGTGTTCCCGGCCAGCTCCATGACCTTCGCGTGGAAGCGGGCGTTGATCGCGACCGCGGCGTCCACGTCGTCGGCGGCGACCGCGCCCTCGCCCTCGGCGCACAGCTCCTCCAGGGCGGAGATGCCGGCGGAGCCCGCGTTGGCCGCGGCGAGCCGGGCGGCCTCGGCCTCCAGGAGCGTACGGACCGTGAGGAGCTGGTCGGCCTCCTCCTCCGTCGGCTCGTGCACGAACGCGCCCTGGGCGGGCCGCAGATCGACCCACCCCTCGGTGTTCAGCCGCTGCAGGGCCTCGCGCACGGGTTGCCGCGAGACACCGAGGTGGCCGGCGAGCTCACTCTCGACCAGGTGCTGGCCCGGCTGGAGGGCGCGGGTCGTGATGAGTTCGAGCAGCGCCTCGTAGACACGGTCGCGCAGCGGACCGGGCCGCTCGAGCCGGGGCACCGCCCCCTGCGGCAGTCCTGTCGACAACATCGCGGTCCCCCTCCTGGGCGGCGGTGGCACAGCGGCCGGGGCGTCCCCGCCACGGACCCGCGTCCGCCGCCGGCACGTTCCGTCATGGACACGCCTCACGGACGCGTCGCCGGCGCCGGATCGTCTCCGTCGCCGGGCACAGCGGTCACCGGTGCGCCGGTTTCCTCGGAAAGCCAGTATCAATTGTCTTTCGTCTACAGTCTACGGCGCACATATGCCAGGGGGCGGCACGGTCGGGCACGTCACATCGGTGCTCGGCCGCAGGTCACCGGGTTCAGGGGCAGCGGACGACCTGGCCCGCGTAGGACAGGTTGCCGCCGAAGCCGAAGAGGAGCACCGGGTCGCCCGTGCCGATCTCACCCCGCTCGACCAGCTTGGAGAGGGCGAGCGGGATGCTGGCGGCGGAGGTGTTCCCGGAGTCCACGACGTCGCGCGCGACCACCGCGTTCACGGCACCGATCTTCTGCGCGAGCGGCTCGATGATGCGCAGGTTCGCCTGGTGCAGGACGACCCCGGCAAGCTCCTCGGGTGTGAGCCCGGCGCGTTCACAGGCCTGTCGGGCGATCGCCGGGAGCCGGGTCGTCGCCCAGCGGTAGACGCTCTGGCCCTCCTGCGCGAACCGGGCGGGGGTGCCCTCGATGCGTACGGCGTGCCCCATCTCGGGCACCGAGCCCCACAGCACCGGTCCGATGCCCGGCGCCTCGCCCGGTGCCGCGGCCTCGACGACGGCGGCCCCCGCGCCGTCCCCGACCAGCACGCAGGTGGTGCGGTCGGTCCAGTCCGTCACGTCCGACATCTTGTCCGCGCCGATGACCAGGACCCGGGTCGCCGCCCCCGCGCGCACGGCGTGGTCGGCCGTGGCGAGCGCGTGGGTGAAGCCGGCGCAGACCACGTTGACGTCCATCGCCGCGGGGGACGGGATGCCGAGGCGGTGCGCGACCCGGGCGGCCAT
This region includes:
- a CDS encoding beta-ketoacyl-ACP synthase III; this encodes MNGSRIAAVGHYQPARVLTNEDLAALVDTSDEWITSRVGIRTRHIAGPDEPVDELAGHAAAKALATAGLAPDDIDLVLVATSTAVDRSPNMAARVAHRLGIPSPAAMDVNVVCAGFTHALATADHAVRAGAATRVLVIGADKMSDVTDWTDRTTCVLVGDGAGAAVVEAAAPGEAPGIGPVLWGSVPEMGHAVRIEGTPARFAQEGQSVYRWATTRLPAIARQACERAGLTPEELAGVVLHQANLRIIEPLAQKIGAVNAVVARDVVDSGNTSAASIPLALSKLVERGEIGTGDPVLLFGFGGNLSYAGQVVRCP
- a CDS encoding ABC transporter permease codes for the protein MTQPVSPPRGSTGKVPPMGELPAWRALGARADVRTLSLLGVLVALVVIGGVTKPDEFLDTRNLQLVLTQASVIGVVTVGMTFVITSGGIDLSVGAIVALSSVWATTVATQEYGFAGILFTAVLVGVGCGLVNGLLIAYGGMVPFIATLAMLASARGLALQITDGRTQIVGVDGILKLGERDSYVLGIPPLVLVFAVVTIIGWLILNRTTFGRRTVAVGGNAEAARLAGIDVRRQRLYLYLLSGLCCGIAAFLLIILSGSGQNTNGNLYELDAIAAAIIGGTLLSGGRGTITGSVLGVLIFTTITNIFALNNLQSDVQQIAKGAIIVAAVLVQRRTASTT
- a CDS encoding ROK family transcriptional regulator gives rise to the protein MTARPANAHQARLLRLLRDGGPNSRAQLGDQIDLSRSKLAVEVERLLETGLVVADGLAASRGGRRSHNIRLAPALRFLGVDIGATSIDVAVTNAELEVLGHLNQPMDVREGPVAVFEQVLAMAAKLRSSGLAEGFDGAGIGVPGPVRFPEGVPVAPPIMPGWDGFPVREALSQDLGCPVMVDNDVNLMAMGEQHAGVARSVGDFLCVKIGTGIGCGIVVGGEVHRGTTGSAGDIGHIQAVPDGRPCACGNRGCLEAHFSGAALARDATDAAQQGLSVELAARLEAAGVLTAVDVAAAAAAGDATSLDLIREGGNRTGQVIAALVSFFNPGLVVIGGGVTGLGHTLLATIRTQVYRQSLPLATGNLPIVLGELGPAAGVIGAARLISDHLFSPA
- a CDS encoding GntR family transcriptional regulator — encoded protein: MLSTGLPQGAVPRLERPGPLRDRVYEALLELITTRALQPGQHLVESELAGHLGVSRQPVREALQRLNTEGWVDLRPAQGAFVHEPTEEEADQLLTVRTLLEAEAARLAAANAGSAGISALEELCAEGEGAVAADDVDAAVAINARFHAKVMELAGNTVLAELAAQVDRRVRWYYTPVARQRGGQSWIEHRDLIAAIADRDEARATQVMRDHTEHTRKTYHEREK
- a CDS encoding sugar ABC transporter ATP-binding protein — its product is MAPEPPLLTMSGITKSFPGVRALDGVDLDVQAGEVHCLLGQNGAGKSTLIKVLSGAHQPDEGMIGWRGAPVTLRSPIAAMRLGIATIYQELDLVEGLSVAENVHLGHEPTSAGFVVRGRAARASTAALLARLGHPEIDPARLVGELSSAQRQIVSMARALSHEVRLIVMDEPSAALDPDEVDNLFRIVAGLTADGVAVVYISHRLEEIRRIGDRVTVLKDGRAVAGGLPAKSTPTRDIVALMTGRTVEYVFPDRPARKPTAEPVLRVRGLARAGEFDPLDLDLRPGEIVGLAGLVGSGRSEILETVYGARRPTAGQVLVDGRPLRPGSVRAAVRAGLGLAPEERKAQALLMLESVTRNVSVSSLSRFSRGGWIDRSAERGAARAATRELSLRPDSPAVPVRTLSGGNQQKAVLARWLLRGCRVLLLDEPTRGVDVGARAELYAVVRRLADEGLAVLMVSSEVPEVLGLADRVLVLREGRVVHTAPAGELDEHRVLDLVMEGSPAS